DNA from Pseudomonadota bacterium:
GCGAACAGGCCGCTGCCGCCGATTACCGCGATTTTCTTATTCATCCACCGCCTCTTTTCCCGTCTGCCCCACTTTCATTTTCAATCGCACCTGCTTGCCTTGCCGTTTTGCAAAAGCAACGGTTTTCGTCGGGAGCCGCCCGGCGGGCGGCAGGACAATACCGACAAGGCAAGGATCATGGCCACCCATCTACAAACCTTCAACCACATATTCAAGCGAACGTTTCCGGGGGCCGGAAGGACGGCTGCGCAGCGGGTAACCCAGAGGAATCACTGCCATGAACTCCCCCTCTTTTTCCCCGAGAAAAGCGAGAATCTCGTTCTTGATCAGAAAAAGAACCCCGAGCCAGACACTGCCCAGACCCAGGGAAGTCGCGGCCAGCAGAAGATTTTCCATAGCCGCCGCCGAACTCTGAATTTCCATGGTGCGAAAGAAGTCGGCGGCAAGTCCGGGCTCGATCTTAAAAAGCTCCCGGCCGTGCGCGATCAGGGCGCCGGTATTCATCGCGGCCACCACCACCGCGGCGCTGCCGATACTGCGGGCCGCCATTCTTAAAATCGAGGACAAAGGTTTGGGAAAATCCGCCGCCCGGGCGGTGACCAGGCGAGCGAGCTGCTGCTTCCTCTCGTCCCGGACAATGATAAATTTCCAGGACTGCTGATTGTGAGCGGAAGGTGCCTGGTTGGCGGCATCCAACACCATTCGAATCAGGGCATCGGCAACGGGACGCTCCTCGAACTGACGAATACTGCGACGCTGATAAATCACCCGTAAGGTTTCATTGAACGCGAGATCATCGATCATACATTTACCTCTAC
Protein-coding regions in this window:
- a CDS encoding nitroreductase family protein; translation: MIDDLAFNETLRVIYQRRSIRQFEERPVADALIRMVLDAANQAPSAHNQQSWKFIIVRDERKQQLARLVTARAADFPKPLSSILRMAARSIGSAAVVVAAMNTGALIAHGRELFKIEPGLAADFFRTMEIQSSAAAMENLLLAATSLGLGSVWLGVLFLIKNEILAFLGEKEGEFMAVIPLGYPLRSRPSGPRKRSLEYVVEGL